In Mytilus trossulus isolate FHL-02 chromosome 6, PNRI_Mtr1.1.1.hap1, whole genome shotgun sequence, a single window of DNA contains:
- the LOC134722541 gene encoding histone H2B-like — protein sequence FDYQTSNMPPKVGTKGAKKAVTKAKTARPGGDKKRRRKRRESYAIYIYKVLRQVHPDTGVSSKAMSIMNSFVNDIFERIAAEASRLAHYNKRSTITSREIQTAVRLLLPGELAKHAVSEGTKAVTKYTSSK from the coding sequence TTTGATTATCAAACCAGTAACATGCCACCCAAAGTAGGAACTAAAGGAGCCAAGAAGGCCGTCACCAAGGCAAAGACTGCCAGACCCGGCGGTGATAAGAAAAGGAGGAGGAAGAGACGTGAATCCTATGCTATCTACATCTACAAAGTCTTGAGACAAGTTCACCCCGACACCGGAGTGTCCTCAAAGGCAATGTCCATCATGAACAGCTTCGTCAACGATATCTTCGAGAGAATCGCAGCAGAGGCTTCCCGATTGGCACACTACAACAAAAGATCTACCATCACATCCCGGGAGATCCAGACCGCTGTCCGTCTTCTCTTACCCGGAGAATTGGCCAAGCACGCTGTCAGTGAAGGTACCAAAGCCGTCACTAAATACACCAGCAGCAAGTAA